TTGATAGACGCTGGCGGAGCTGATGAAAAAATACTGGCGCGTGCGCCCGCCGAAGAGTTCCACGTCGCGGCGCACGTCGGCGGCGTTGAAGGCGATCCATTGCACGACGACGTCCCACGTGTGACCTTCGAGCGCGGCGCGGGTCGCGGCGGGATCGGCGATGTCGGCGACGAGCGTGCGCGTGCCCGCGACCGGGGTATGGCGTCCGCGATTGAGCAGCCAGAGTTCGTGTCCGGCCGCGAGGGTGAGTTGGGCGACGGCGCGGCTGATAATGCCCGAGCCGCCGACGAAGAGGATTTTCATGCGGAGTTGTGGCCAGAGTGTGCGGCGGAAACGCTGGGGGCGACGACGGGAGGCGGCAACGTTTGGTATTTGGGACAACCGGGAAGGGTGAGGTGCGATCCGGCTGAGCTGGCGATAAACTGCACCTTGCCAGTGAGTTTTGACGCGATGCGAAGGCGCGGATGTGGGCGACGATGCGTTTGGCGAGAAAATCCTTGCGCGAGGGGGGGCTGGTCCTACTTTCGCCCTTCCGTTTTTTGCGTAACGCAAATCCGAGCTACGTCCCCATCGTCTAGCCCGGTCCAGGACACCACCCTTTCACGGTGAGAACCGGGGTTCGAATCCCCGTGGGGACGCCAATTTTGGCGAAGCCCGCGACTCGGCTGGCGAATGGCGGGGTTAGTGACGTGATCCGTCACTAACCTCGTCATGCCAATAGTGCCAAATACTTTGGCACGAGTTGCGGTCTCTGCCCTAGGCAGTGGCAACGCGCACTGTAGTTTAAGACGAAGTTGGTCGATGACGTGGAGTCCATCCTGCCTTGGCGCTTCATTAGCAGAGAAAGTCAGGTTGGCAGGTCAGGTCCCTGACGATGAATTGGCGGCCATCGGTCGCGACGACGACCGCCACCGTTCAAGGGCGAGATCAGCCCGGGCTCTGCCGAGGATCGGCGCTGCGCGGATAGGTGCGCTCCTCCTCGTAGGTGCCATCCATTTTGTGGATGCGCACCGAACCAGGGTGGTCTTGCATGAAGTCGGAGGTGGCGCGCACGGCCTCCTCCTTGGTCAGGCCCTCGAAGACCTTCGAGGCGCGTTCACCGCCCTGCTTCTGCAGTTTCCAGCTGTCACCGTCGTGGTTTAGATCGTAGCGATCCATGGTATTTCCTTGGTTTGGTTTTGATGTGGCTGCCGCCTGGACATCAGGCAGCCGGCCGCAAAGTGCCGTTGGCGGCGTGCCGCCGTTGATAGAGTTCCGGTCTTGAAGCGAATCCCAGCGAGTCGTCGCCGCGCAGGTGCAGGCGTAGCAATTCGCATCGTTGGCCACCATGCAGGCCCCGAAGAAGTTCGGCCACGACGAGTGCGGCAGCGGTGACTCCAACAAAGGATGCGGAAATCGGCTTCCGTGCCAACGTTTCGAGAACGACGCCACATTCACCTTCCTCGAGTTCGGCTCCGAACAGGGCGGGATCGAAGTCACTGGCTTCGGGCCGCGCGGTTTCCGGCCAAAGATCCCGGGGGTGCTTGCTTGCGTCGGGAAACGTGTGCAGCAGCAGCCGGTCGAACTGGTCGAGCGAAGAGCCGAGGCCGCACTCGACCACAAGATCGAAGCCGGCAGCCTCCAGGTCACGGCGGCCGGTGGCCGAATCAAAACCGCACAAAGCGATGCGAGGCTCGTCGTCGCTCACGCGGGTGTTGGCGTCGAACGCTCGCTCGATCAGCTTGGTGCGGAAGCCGCGAGCCTCCGCCCAAGCGGCGCACGTGCGGGTCTTGAGCGCCGTCACTACGGCTGGTTCGCACAGGAGCCCCGCGCTCCAGTTGCCGGACGTGATGACGTCATAGTCGTGGAGGAAAAGCAGCGCTTGGGACTGGGCGGGATACGGTAGCAAACCGAGGGTCCACAAATAGGCTTGGCCGAGATGCCCGAGACCCAGCAGCCAAACTTTTTCCGGCAGACGAGTCAGCGCTGGACCAGCGGCACGCGAGTCCAGCCAAGATTGCGCGGGCGACCATAGAGAGAGGCCGAAGGGGCGGTCACACACTCCCAAAGCGAGGCCCGCAACATCGAGAAAACAACGAGCGACCGTGATGCCGGCGGCGAGCACACCGCCAAGAGCGAAGCCTTCACCGGGCGCAAAGGAGGTGGCCAACCCGGCGGGGACAAATCCACCGCGCCAGCCATCAGCCAGCAGAACCAAGTCGTCTTCTCGGGACGTGAGCGCCTCCCCGAACCACACGGTCTTGTTGGCGTCCGGTCTTTCGGTCACCACGCTTGCCCCCAAGGCGTGGGCGACGCACGAAAGAGGCTGCCCCTGCCAGCCGGGCAGGATGCAAGTGATGCCTTCAGGAACTTGGGCGGTGACGCCGCCCAAGAACGCACGTTTGCCCGCGTTTACCGCGGTGAGCAAAGCAGCCTGATACTCGGCGCGTCGTGCCGCCGCCGGCGGGCAGATCAGGTGGAAACGTAGCTCCTCCAAGAGCGAAAGCGCCTTCGCATAGTCAACGCGATGGCGCTGCATGCCCGCCTTGGCGAGGCGGTTGAGATTGTCCACGGTCGGTAAGGAAGTTTTCACAGGAGAGAGAGGTGAAAGGCTGGGTTCCGATCAGTGCAGGCCTGCCAGCGGTGATTGCCGCGATAACGGTAGATGCCGACGCCGCGGAGAGAGAAGGTGTTGAATCGCGCAAAGTGGGGCACGATGAGGGCCAGATGGCCGGGAGTGCCGACCATCGGATGCGTTTCATCCGCGTGGCTCTGCCCCGTCCAGTCTCCGGGGTGGGTGTGCACGTCGGTGACCACGCGGAGCTGGCGGGACTCACACAGTTGCCACAGGCGAGTGTAGCCGGAGCCTTGAAATACGATGATGCCGGTGTCCAGCGCGTGGGGATCGAGATCATCGTAGCAGACGTGCGCGGCGATCCGCAGGCTGTCGGGCGGAGCCAACAGGAACGCGCCGCTTTCCCGCTCGCCC
This portion of the Opitutia bacterium genome encodes:
- a CDS encoding DUF2188 domain-containing protein, with the protein product MDRYDLNHDGDSWKLQKQGGERASKVFEGLTKEEAVRATSDFMQDHPGSVRIHKMDGTYEEERTYPRSADPRQSPG